The following proteins are co-located in the Armatimonadota bacterium genome:
- a CDS encoding 16S rRNA (uracil(1498)-N(3))-methyltransferase, with the protein MANHRRFLINPNQINGSDAVISGETARQITKVLRLKEGDMICLLDGLGNEHSALITSISKDHVSTRIITTNLCDREPKLRLTLAICLPKGDRLDLIVQKCAELGISKYIIVNSERVVTRLDESKAADRLARWRKIAGEAVEQCGGARLPEVNGIISFSELPSEIKKNDLALVAWEEEQSVSLKGALQENAGAKSVMLIIGPEGGLTEDEVETAKSVGAVCVSLGRRVLRTETAAIAGCAAILYELEGEL; encoded by the coding sequence ATGGCAAATCACCGCAGATTCTTAATAAACCCCAATCAGATCAACGGCTCCGACGCCGTTATTTCCGGCGAGACTGCAAGACAGATCACAAAAGTCCTGCGGCTCAAGGAGGGCGATATGATCTGCCTGCTCGACGGGCTCGGTAACGAGCACAGCGCCCTTATAACTTCCATCTCAAAAGACCATGTGTCGACCAGAATAATTACAACCAACCTCTGCGACCGCGAGCCAAAACTGCGCCTCACCCTTGCAATCTGCCTGCCGAAAGGCGACAGGCTGGACCTTATTGTTCAGAAGTGCGCCGAGTTGGGAATATCAAAGTATATAATCGTAAACTCGGAGCGGGTTGTAACCAGGCTCGATGAATCAAAGGCGGCAGACAGGCTCGCGAGGTGGAGAAAAATTGCAGGCGAGGCAGTGGAGCAGTGCGGCGGAGCACGATTACCCGAAGTAAACGGGATCATAAGCTTCTCCGAGCTTCCCTCCGAGATAAAGAAAAACGACCTTGCGCTTGTGGCCTGGGAAGAAGAGCAGAGCGTTAGTCTCAAAGGCGCATTACAGGAAAACGCAGGGGCGAAGTCGGTAATGCTGATAATCGGCCCGGAAGGCGGATTGACTGAGGACGAGGTTGAGACCGCGAAATCGGTCGGAGCGGTGTGTGTGAGTCTGGGCAGGCGCGTCTTGCGGACCGAAACCGCTGCGATTGCGGGGTGTGCAGCAATACTCTATGAGTTGGAAGGTGAATTATAA
- the prmA gene encoding 50S ribosomal protein L11 methyltransferase gives MRWVEITVNATDESAEAVSNILIEEGCGGTATSSLVKSEKQTKNDIMGYLPVDDRLEGRLQNIRERVKTLPELGLSLVSDEITIKRVQDEEWASAWKKFFKPLKIGRIVIRPTWEKYDPQPDDLVIDLDPGMAFGTGSHPTTKLCLEALQDYVKGGESVLDMGTGSAILAMAAARLGAARVVGLETDPVAVEAAVDNVKRVNLGETIKIERADSPSAFEGQADIVLANIIAKVIIDMAEGLASKVKPGGELIASGIVAERSQEVIDALTGLGLNLHEVRQDGDWVALVFKQT, from the coding sequence ATGAGATGGGTCGAAATAACAGTCAACGCGACAGATGAGTCTGCGGAAGCTGTCAGCAATATTCTTATTGAAGAAGGCTGCGGTGGGACTGCCACGAGCAGCCTCGTCAAATCCGAGAAGCAGACTAAAAACGATATCATGGGATATCTGCCTGTTGATGACAGGCTTGAAGGCAGGCTCCAGAATATACGCGAGCGCGTAAAGACGCTGCCTGAGCTTGGGCTGAGCCTTGTAAGTGATGAAATCACCATCAAACGGGTCCAGGATGAAGAGTGGGCATCGGCGTGGAAGAAGTTTTTCAAACCCCTCAAAATCGGCCGGATTGTGATCAGGCCTACTTGGGAGAAGTATGATCCGCAGCCGGATGATTTGGTTATAGACCTTGACCCCGGCATGGCCTTTGGAACCGGGAGTCACCCGACCACAAAGCTCTGCCTGGAAGCGCTGCAGGATTACGTTAAAGGCGGCGAGAGTGTTCTGGACATGGGGACCGGCTCTGCAATCCTCGCCATGGCTGCTGCAAGGCTTGGCGCTGCGCGAGTTGTCGGGTTAGAGACCGACCCGGTGGCTGTCGAGGCCGCGGTGGATAACGTAAAGCGGGTAAATCTCGGCGAAACGATTAAAATAGAACGCGCGGACTCGCCGTCTGCATTTGAGGGCCAGGCTGATATCGTGTTGGCAAATATCATCGCGAAGGTCATCATCGATATGGCCGAGGGTCTTGCGTCGAAGGTCAAGCCCGGCGGAGAATTGATAGCTTCGGGGATTGTGGCCGAGCGTTCGCAGGAAGTAATCGACGCTCTGACCGGTCTGGGACTCAATCTCCACGAAGTGCGGCAGGACGGCGACTGGGTGGCGTTGGTCTTCAAACAGACTTAG